Proteins encoded in a region of the Streptomyces sp. NBC_00310 genome:
- a CDS encoding dioxygenase, whose amino-acid sequence MAFVTEDNLSDLAVKRWATAHSPRLAELMTALVRHLHAYAREVRLTEEEWAAAVEWLTATGRISDDKRQEFILASDVLGLSTLVVQLNHRFSAKATPATVLGPFHIDGSPTAGFGADMSDGVPGTPVFITGRVLDLDGTHLPDVVLDVWQADADGAYEAQLPEIDEARLRALYRTRADGRAHRAGQRNRGEVRARTGRR is encoded by the coding sequence ATGGCCTTCGTGACGGAGGACAACCTCAGCGACCTGGCGGTCAAGCGGTGGGCCACCGCTCACTCGCCCCGGCTCGCCGAGCTGATGACGGCGCTGGTGCGGCACCTGCACGCGTACGCCCGCGAGGTCCGGCTGACGGAGGAGGAGTGGGCGGCAGCCGTCGAGTGGCTCACGGCGACCGGCCGGATCAGTGACGACAAGCGCCAGGAGTTCATCCTCGCCTCCGACGTCCTCGGTCTGAGCACGCTCGTCGTCCAGCTGAACCACCGCTTCTCGGCGAAGGCCACTCCGGCGACGGTGCTCGGTCCCTTCCACATCGACGGCTCTCCGACGGCGGGATTCGGAGCCGACATGTCGGACGGCGTCCCGGGCACGCCGGTGTTCATCACCGGCCGGGTCCTCGACCTCGACGGCACGCATCTGCCCGACGTCGTCCTGGACGTATGGCAGGCCGACGCCGACGGCGCCTACGAGGCGCAGCTGCCGGAGATCGACGAGGCCCGGCTGCGCGCGCTGTACCGAACGCGGGCGGACGGACGTGCACACCGTGCTGGTCAACGGAACCGTGGTGAAGTACGCGCACGAACTGGTCGGCGTTGA